The Pediococcus inopinatus region TATCTGGCTTACAACGGGTTCGTGAAATGACTTTAAATGACGGACATACATTTGTAACGCCTGACCAAATTCAAGATGAGTTTAAGAGTATTCTTAAATTAATGGTTGAAGTTTACGATGATTTTGATATTACTGACTACACGTTCCGTTTGAGTTATCGTGATCCTAAAAATACAAAGAAGTATTTCGATGATGATGAAATGTGGAACAAGTCTCAAGCAATGTTGAAGGCAGCTATGGATGATCTTGGTCTTAACTATGTTGAAGCTGAAGGGGAAGCAGCATTTTACGGTCCTAAATTAGATGTTCAAACAAAGACTGCACTTGGAAATGAAGAAACACTTTCGACTATTCAACTAGACTTTATGTTGCCTGAAAGATTTGATTTACATTATGTTGGTGCCGATGGTGAAGATCATCGTCCAGTCATGATTCACCGTGGTCTTGTATCTACAATGGAACGTTTTACAGCTTATTTAACAGAAATTTACAAAGGTGCTTTCCCAACATGGTTGGCTCCAAAGCAAGTTACAATTATTCCTGTTAATCAGAAGTTCCATGGTGCATATGCAGAAAAACTTCGTCAAAAGATGGCTGCTAAAAATATTCGGGTTAATGTGGATGATCGTAATGAAAAAATGGGTTACAAAATCCGTGAAGCTCAAACACAAAAAGTTCCTTATGTATTAGTAGTAGGAGATCAAGAATTAGAGAACGGCTCCGTTAGTGTTCGTAAGTACGGCGAAAAGGATTCTGAAAGTGAAAACAACAATATGTTTATTGATAGTTTGATCGCTGAAATTCAGAATTATAGTCGCACTGGAGACTCTTCTAAAAATGATGAGTTAATCAAGTAAACAGTTTGACAGGGTAGGCTGTTTCTGGTAAACTTAAAAAGTTGAGAAATTAAGCAGAGGCACCCGCTTCTCGCCTTAGTGATTGAATCGCTGGGCTAAAACGATGAAAAGACTATTTAATAGTCTGACTGGCGGGGTGTGTATGCACCTCGTCTTTTTCTGCATTTTTCTTAAAATAATTTGGAGGTGAATTGCCATAGCTATTGATATGATGGTTAACAACGGTATTCGTGCCCGTGAAGTACGATTAATTGGTGATGATGGCACTCAATTGGGTGTAAAGTCGAAACAGGAAGCTTTAGATTTAGCGGATCAAGCAGAACTTGATTTGGTATTAGTTTCCCCGAAAGCTAAACCGCCTGTTGCCAAGATCATGGATTATGGAAAATATCGTTTTGAACTTCAAAAGAAACAACGTGAAGCTCGTAAACGACAAAAGACAATCAGTATCAAAGAAGTTCGTCTTAGCCCTACAATTGATACAAATGATTTTAATACTAAGCTTAAGAACGCTAAAAAGTTCCTAGCAAAAGGTGATAAAGTCCGAGTTTCAATTCGTTTTAAGGGCCGTGCAATTACGCATAAGGAAATTGGTCGTGAAGTGTTAAATCGGATGGCTAAAGCAGCATCTGATGTGGCTACGATCGAACAATATCCTAAGATGGATGGACGAAGCATGTTCTTGATGCTGGCGCCAATTTCAGAAAAGTAAAAAGTAGGAGGAACATATTATGCCAAAAATGAAGACAAATCGTGCAGCAGCAAAGCGTTTTAAACGGACCGGTACTGGTGGTTTTAAGAGTGCCAACGCTTACACGAGTCACCGATTCCATGGAAAGACAAAGAAACAACGTCGTCAATTACGTGGATTAAGCATGATGGATCATACGAGCGTTAAACGTTATCGTAAGATGCTAGCTCCAATCAACAAGTAATTTAATTAATTTAAAAGAATATCATGCTGGGTGACCAGTTCTAGGAGGAATTATTATGCCACGAGTAAAGGGTGGAACAGTAACACATCGTCGTCGTAAACGTATTTTAAAGCTTGCTAAAGGCTATCGCGGACCAAAACATACTAACTTTAAGGTTGCTAAAGACCAAGTTATGAAGTCAGGTTTGTATGCATTCCGTGACCGTCGTAACCGTAAGGGAGACTTCCGTAAGATTTGGATCGCCCGTATTAATGCGGCAGCTCGTTTGAATGATATGAGTTACAGCCAATTAATGCACGGTTTGAAGGTTGCTGAAATCGATATTAACCGTAAGATGTTAGCTGATCTTGCAGTTAACGATGCTGCAGCATTTACAGCATTAGTAGAAACAGCAAAAAAAGCGATCGCATAATAAAAATCCTCGGATTGTAAAGTTATTTCAATTTGAAATACTTTGCAATGCGGGGATTTTTTATGGAGCAGATTTGATGCCAACTATTAAGGTATTAAGCCTGCTTTTATTTTAAATTTCTTTAGTAACAATAATTTTGCCTGGTTTATGGTGAGTATCTAGCAATGTTTGAGCTTTAATGACCCCCTCAAGTGAGAAGGAAAAAGCTTGCGCCACAGGGACTTCGAGCTGATTGTGAGTAATTAACTCAGTTAAATAAGTTAATGCCTTTTTATTTTGGTGGTATTTTGCATCATTAAAATCAATTATGGTTTGTTCGGCGTGCTGTGATTGAAAGCCACTAGATAGTCCACTTAACGTTGCTAACTGTCCATTTGATTTTAACCATCGGTAAGTGTCTTTACCATCGAAAGGAGTGGGAGTTGCGTTAATTAAAACATCAACCGGAGCATCATCCAAAAAATTTCTTTTTGCTAATTGATTGGTCGGTATAA contains the following coding sequences:
- the infC gene encoding translation initiation factor IF-3, whose product is MVNNGIRAREVRLIGDDGTQLGVKSKQEALDLADQAELDLVLVSPKAKPPVAKIMDYGKYRFELQKKQREARKRQKTISIKEVRLSPTIDTNDFNTKLKNAKKFLAKGDKVRVSIRFKGRAITHKEIGREVLNRMAKAASDVATIEQYPKMDGRSMFLMLAPISEK
- the rpmI gene encoding 50S ribosomal protein L35, with the protein product MPKMKTNRAAAKRFKRTGTGGFKSANAYTSHRFHGKTKKQRRQLRGLSMMDHTSVKRYRKMLAPINK
- the rplT gene encoding 50S ribosomal protein L20 gives rise to the protein MPRVKGGTVTHRRRKRILKLAKGYRGPKHTNFKVAKDQVMKSGLYAFRDRRNRKGDFRKIWIARINAAARLNDMSYSQLMHGLKVAEIDINRKMLADLAVNDAAAFTALVETAKKAIA